From the genome of Homalodisca vitripennis isolate AUS2020 chromosome 8, UT_GWSS_2.1, whole genome shotgun sequence, one region includes:
- the LOC124368001 gene encoding cell adhesion molecule 1-like: MKEELFKFMHGLLALAVLLAPQDSECLKLIKVKVPAYKLKGETAVLQCVYEMEGLEKLYTVKWYRENEEFYRYVPKYKPSQISYKVEGIRVDHQMSDDTKVTLKSVSLKTTANYRCEVSAEAPSFASVQGSGRLEVVILPSSGPHITGERSHYMIGDEIDLNCTSGKSYPASELRWLINDQEVTEPEYLQRHPQIVHPHGLITTALGLRLPAVPGHFHGGSMKVRCVANVSPVLWQGDRESVVETPLVANREAMLLVRSAANIEHLCPSALTFLILLIVIT, translated from the exons ATGAAGGAAGAGCTGTTCAAGTTCATGCACGGATTGTTAGCGCTGGCTGTATTGCTTGCGCCACAGG ACTCAGAGTGTCTGAAGCTGATCAAGGTGAAGGTGCCAGCCTACAAGCTGAAGGGAGAGACGGCGGTCCTGCAGTGTGTATATGAGATGGAAGGTCTGGAGAAACTGTACACTGTGAAGTGGTACAGGGAGAACGAGGAGTTCTACAGATACGTCCCCAAGTACAAGCCATCCCAGATATCCTACAAGGTTGAAGGCATTAGAGTAGAT CATCAAATGTCAGATGACACCAAAGTTACCCTCAAGTCCGTCAGCCTCAAGACGACTGCCAACTATCGCTGTGAGGTCTCTGCTGAGGCCCCCTCCTTCGCCTCTGTCCAGGGTTCGGGCCGTCTAGAAGTCGTTA TACTGCCCAGCAGCGGTCCACACATAACGGGGGAACGTAGCCACTACATGATTGGGGATGAGATCGATCTTAACTGCACCTCGGGCAAGTCTTATCCTGCTTCTGAACTCCGATGGCTTATCAATGACCAGGAG GTGACTGAACCAGAGTACCTCCAGAGGCACCCTCAGATCGTGCACCCTCACGGCCTCATCACGACGGCCCTCGGACTACGCCTGCCTGCCGTCCCCGGCCACTTCCACGGTGGCAGCATGAAGGTGCGGTGTGTCGCCAACGTGTCGCCCGTCCTTTGGCAAGGAGACCGGGAGAGTGTCGTAGAAACCCCCCTTGTCGCCAACAGAGAGGCTATGCTTCTGG TGAGGAGTGCAGCCAACATCGAACATCTGTGCCCatcagctctaacatttcttatTCTTCTCATCGTTATCACGTGA